From one Candidatus Thioglobus sp. NP1 genomic stretch:
- the trmB gene encoding tRNA (guanosine(46)-N7)-methyltransferase TrmB: protein MTEVHLRKIQSFVKRSGRLSKAQAIGLNELWSDYGINITKDLLNFDEFFLNTNNITLEVGFGNGDSLLEMAIKQPNQNFLGIEVYEAGVGRLINEASKNNLNNLKIIKEDAVEVLNNNITDNSISHFQLFFPDPWHKKKHHKRRIVQTSFLDLLSKKLKNNGIVHIATDWENYAEHIMEMLELHKHFKNNAGDHIYSERPVNRPLTKFENRGHKLGHGVWDIIFTNIKGG from the coding sequence AAGATCTGGAAGACTTTCTAAGGCACAAGCTATCGGTCTAAATGAACTTTGGAGTGATTATGGTATTAATATCACTAAAGATCTTCTTAATTTTGATGAGTTTTTTTTGAATACCAATAATATTACCCTTGAGGTTGGATTTGGTAATGGTGATAGTTTACTTGAGATGGCAATAAAGCAACCAAATCAAAACTTTCTTGGCATAGAAGTTTATGAGGCAGGTGTTGGAAGACTAATTAATGAGGCTAGTAAGAATAATCTTAATAACCTTAAAATCATAAAAGAAGATGCTGTAGAGGTTCTTAATAATAATATTACGGATAATAGTATTTCCCATTTCCAATTATTTTTTCCTGATCCTTGGCACAAAAAGAAACATCATAAGCGTAGAATTGTTCAAACTAGCTTTTTAGATTTGCTTTCAAAAAAGCTTAAAAATAACGGAATTGTTCATATTGCTACTGACTGGGAGAACTATGCAGAGCATATTATGGAGATGCTAGAATTACATAAACACTTTAAAAACAATGCTGGTGACCATATATATTCTGAAAGACCAGTGAATCGACCACTTACTAAATTTGAAAATCGTGGTCATAAACTAGGTCATGGTGTTTGGGATATTATTTTTACAAACATAAAAGGAGGTTAA
- a CDS encoding FxsA family protein → MLFPIFVVVTLAEIYVLVSVGQAIGGLSTVLLVIVTALIGSTLLKQQGWSTLAKAQQGLAEGRSPAIEILEGVVILVSGVLLLTPGFITDGLGLLGLMPWSRSYFINHFLEKNAERVFKQRSSVFINKSKNNNSKTDNKDETIEGEFWEDK, encoded by the coding sequence ATGTTATTTCCTATATTTGTTGTTGTTACTCTTGCTGAAATTTATGTTCTTGTCAGTGTAGGCCAAGCAATAGGTGGTCTTTCTACAGTATTACTTGTTATTGTTACTGCTTTGATTGGCTCAACACTTCTTAAGCAACAGGGCTGGTCAACCTTGGCAAAAGCTCAACAGGGTTTAGCTGAAGGAAGGTCGCCAGCTATAGAAATACTTGAGGGTGTCGTTATTTTAGTTTCAGGCGTTCTTCTTCTGACTCCTGGCTTTATAACAGACGGTCTTGGACTTCTTGGCTTAATGCCTTGGAGTAGAAGTTATTTTATTAATCACTTTTTAGAAAAGAATGCTGAGCGTGTATTTAAACAAAGAAGCTCAGTTTTTATCAATAAAAGTAAAAATAACAATTCAAAGACTGACAATAAAGATGAAACAATTGAGGGTGAGTTTTGGGAAGATAAATAA